The following coding sequences lie in one Paroedura picta isolate Pp20150507F chromosome 10, Ppicta_v3.0, whole genome shotgun sequence genomic window:
- the ASIC5 gene encoding bile acid-sensitive ion channel isoform X2, translated as MLVVLGSVILVAWQIRGRFINYFSWPTTTSVVVQYVENIEFPAVTFCNLNRYQTQAVANLSIIFFLWSIVSGVLHFFDTEDKFGQELSDFLQGNQNFSIKEFTRNNGFYLNNSTLLECEFFGKPCYPQDFEHVFTEYGNCFTFNHVNVPTRRRVSISGRGLSLLFDIKQEQFTDDPAFGFVDAGITFAIHSPQEPPRFDGLGISTPVGMHAHAAIRQLKTVIQEYPWGECKPNIRLQYHKIYSTYGCLQECKAWHIQQKCECLPFMLPGNGTECDLEKFYKCVSPTVYNIELMGLCTAGTHNSTCPVPCEETDYPVTISYSTFASEKAVKFLSAKLNKSPAYIRHNLVYIDIKYHDLNYKMTQQQKALSISELLADVGGQLGLFCGASMITIIEVVEYIFTNFYWMCVFLLLKAPELPNWNTSDQNQQPHKKRIQEC; from the exons ATGTTAGTAGTCTTGGGCTCTGTTATCCTTGTTGCTTGGCAAATTCGTGGTCGTTTCATCAACTATTTCAGCTGGCCCACCACAACATCCGTAGTTGTTCAATATGTGGAGAATATTGAGTTTCCTGCTGTAACGTTTTGTAACTTGAACAG GTACCAAACGCAAGCTGTAGCTAACCTGAGCATCATTTTCTTCCTCTGGAGTATAGTTTCGGGTGTCCTTCATTTCTTTGATACTGAGGACAAGTTTGGTCAGGAGCTTTcagattttcttcagggaaatcaGAATTTCAGCATCAAGGAGTTTACCAGGAATAATGGTTTTTATCTCAACAATAGCACATTGTTGGAATGTGAATTTTTTGGGAAACCTTGTTACCCTCAG GATTTTGAGCATGTCTTCACTGAATATGGAAACTGCTTCACTTTTAATCATGTTAATGTTCCAACCAGAAGAAGAGTGAGCATCTCTGGAAGGGGGTTGAGTTTGCTGTTTGACATCAAGCAG GAACAGTTCACTGATGACCCCGCTTTTGGTTTTGTTGATGCTGGCATAACCTTCGCTATCCACTCACCTCAAGAGCCTCCTCGGTTTGATGGCTTGGGCATATCTACTCCAGTTGGGATGCATGCTCATGCTGCAATCCGCCAACTTAAG acaGTTATCCAAGAATATCCCTGGGGAGAGTGCAAGCCAAACATCAGACTTCAGTATCACAAGATCTATAGCACCTACGGGTGTCTACAGGAATGCAAGGCATGGCACATACAACAGAAATGTGAATGCTTACCATTCATGCTACCAG GAAATGGAACAGAGTGTGACTTGGAGAAGTTTTACAAGTGTGTGTCTCCTACAGTGT ATAACATAGAGCTGATGGGACTGTGTACAGCAGGAACACATAATTCTACTTGTCCAGTACCTTGTGAGGAAACAGATTACCCCGTCACTATCTCCTATTCAACTTTTGCAAGTGAAAAGGCTGTGAAATTCCTTTCTGCAAAACTAAACAAAAGCCCAGCATATATAAG GCATAACCTTGTCTATATTGACATTAAATATCATGATCTGAATTACAAGATGACCCAGCAGCAGAAGGCACTGAGCATATCTGAGCTGCTTG CTGATGTAGGTGGGCAACTTGGATTATTTTGTGGAGCCAGCATGATCACAATCATAGAGGTCGTTGAATATATTTTCACCAATTTCTACTGGATGTGTGTCTTTCTTCTATTGAAAGCACCAGAACTTCCCAACTGGAATACTTCAGATCAGAATCAACAACCACACAAGAAGAGAATTCAAGAATGTTAA
- the ASIC5 gene encoding bile acid-sensitive ion channel isoform X1 codes for MCPMERLRQLSGFHGQGLLEKAKLYLTRRQLPSLEERKKYDYEFANSTSFHGVHNIVRTPSKIRKVLWMLVVLGSVILVAWQIRGRFINYFSWPTTTSVVVQYVENIEFPAVTFCNLNRYQTQAVANLSIIFFLWSIVSGVLHFFDTEDKFGQELSDFLQGNQNFSIKEFTRNNGFYLNNSTLLECEFFGKPCYPQDFEHVFTEYGNCFTFNHVNVPTRRRVSISGRGLSLLFDIKQEQFTDDPAFGFVDAGITFAIHSPQEPPRFDGLGISTPVGMHAHAAIRQLKTVIQEYPWGECKPNIRLQYHKIYSTYGCLQECKAWHIQQKCECLPFMLPGNGTECDLEKFYKCVSPTVYNIELMGLCTAGTHNSTCPVPCEETDYPVTISYSTFASEKAVKFLSAKLNKSPAYIRHNLVYIDIKYHDLNYKMTQQQKALSISELLADVGGQLGLFCGASMITIIEVVEYIFTNFYWMCVFLLLKAPELPNWNTSDQNQQPHKKRIQEC; via the exons ATGTGTCCAATGGAGAGGCTCAGACAACTAAGTGGATTTCATGGCCAAG GTCTGTTGGAAAAAGCCAAACTGTATTTGACCAGAAGACAATTGCCATccctggaagaaagaaaaaagtacGATTATGAATTTGCAAATTCTACTTCATTCCATGGGGTGCACAATATTGTCCGAACCCCTAGCAAGATACGTAAGGTGCTATGGATGTTAGTAGTCTTGGGCTCTGTTATCCTTGTTGCTTGGCAAATTCGTGGTCGTTTCATCAACTATTTCAGCTGGCCCACCACAACATCCGTAGTTGTTCAATATGTGGAGAATATTGAGTTTCCTGCTGTAACGTTTTGTAACTTGAACAG GTACCAAACGCAAGCTGTAGCTAACCTGAGCATCATTTTCTTCCTCTGGAGTATAGTTTCGGGTGTCCTTCATTTCTTTGATACTGAGGACAAGTTTGGTCAGGAGCTTTcagattttcttcagggaaatcaGAATTTCAGCATCAAGGAGTTTACCAGGAATAATGGTTTTTATCTCAACAATAGCACATTGTTGGAATGTGAATTTTTTGGGAAACCTTGTTACCCTCAG GATTTTGAGCATGTCTTCACTGAATATGGAAACTGCTTCACTTTTAATCATGTTAATGTTCCAACCAGAAGAAGAGTGAGCATCTCTGGAAGGGGGTTGAGTTTGCTGTTTGACATCAAGCAG GAACAGTTCACTGATGACCCCGCTTTTGGTTTTGTTGATGCTGGCATAACCTTCGCTATCCACTCACCTCAAGAGCCTCCTCGGTTTGATGGCTTGGGCATATCTACTCCAGTTGGGATGCATGCTCATGCTGCAATCCGCCAACTTAAG acaGTTATCCAAGAATATCCCTGGGGAGAGTGCAAGCCAAACATCAGACTTCAGTATCACAAGATCTATAGCACCTACGGGTGTCTACAGGAATGCAAGGCATGGCACATACAACAGAAATGTGAATGCTTACCATTCATGCTACCAG GAAATGGAACAGAGTGTGACTTGGAGAAGTTTTACAAGTGTGTGTCTCCTACAGTGT ATAACATAGAGCTGATGGGACTGTGTACAGCAGGAACACATAATTCTACTTGTCCAGTACCTTGTGAGGAAACAGATTACCCCGTCACTATCTCCTATTCAACTTTTGCAAGTGAAAAGGCTGTGAAATTCCTTTCTGCAAAACTAAACAAAAGCCCAGCATATATAAG GCATAACCTTGTCTATATTGACATTAAATATCATGATCTGAATTACAAGATGACCCAGCAGCAGAAGGCACTGAGCATATCTGAGCTGCTTG CTGATGTAGGTGGGCAACTTGGATTATTTTGTGGAGCCAGCATGATCACAATCATAGAGGTCGTTGAATATATTTTCACCAATTTCTACTGGATGTGTGTCTTTCTTCTATTGAAAGCACCAGAACTTCCCAACTGGAATACTTCAGATCAGAATCAACAACCACACAAGAAGAGAATTCAAGAATGTTAA